Proteins encoded together in one Brienomyrus brachyistius isolate T26 unplaced genomic scaffold, BBRACH_0.4 scaffold75, whole genome shotgun sequence window:
- the LOC125726729 gene encoding alpha-2,8-sialyltransferase 8F-like encodes MRGRQLRNFWIFSLLVLASAAGGVAWYSLVCYRTDGNSQSHLKDAAPGASVAPQYCREKTVGNILKVYSWDWMKQKDYITLLRSELNSKCNGVVKAIVTQTNSPMGSNITYDAEKRIVKVTPKLFDTFVKDSPFVNKTFKTCSVVGNGGVLANSSCGEEIDSTQFVIRCNLAPVGSGYQRDVGTKTNLVTSNPSILLDRFGSLMELRRPFVERLDAFGDSLLLFPTFSHMQNTAVSLRALYTVQDFRSPARPVFLNPEYLRNLARFWETRGLKKRLSTGIMMVSLALELCDEVNLYGFWPYPQHPRDCRSLTNHYYDDVKAKSVHAMPVEFNQLIQLHNQGVVRLHLEECVPRSKQTHLPFFLHWWWS; translated from the exons ATGAGGGGGCGGCAGCTGAGGAACTTCTGGATATTCAGCCTGCTGGTACTGGCATCGGCTGCTGGAGGGGTCGCCTGGTACTCCTTGGTTTGTTACAG AACCGACGGAAACTCCCAGTCACATCTGAAGGACGCTGCCCCTGGTGCATCTGTGGCACCTCAATACTGCAG GGAGAAAACAGTTGGAAATATTTTGAAGGTTTATTCTTGGGACTGGATGAAGCAGAAAGATTACATCACCCTGCTGAG GTCTGAACTGAACAGCAAGTGCAATGGAGTCGTCAAGGCCATTGTCACACAGACCAATTCACCAATGGGGTCGAACATCACGTATGATGCTGAGAAAAGAATTGTCAAGGTGACCCCTAAGCTGTTTGACACCTTCGTAAAG GATTCACCGTTTGTAAATAAGACATTCAAGACGTGTTCCGTGGTGGGAAACGGTGGTGTCCTGGCCAACAGCAGCTGTGGAGAGGAGATCGACTCGACCCAGTTTGTCATCAG GTGTAACCTCGCTCCTGTGGGCAGTGGCTACCAAAGAGACGTTGGCACTAAGACGAACTTGGTAACATCCAATCCCAGCATCCTCTTGGATAG GTTTGGATCCTTGATGGAGCTCCGGCGCCCCTTTGTAGAGCGGCTGGATGCTTTTGGAGACTCCCTGCTTCTGTTTCCCACCTTTTCTCACATGCAAAACACGGCCGTCTCTTTGCGCGCCCTCTACACAGTGCAGGACTTCAGAAGCCCGGCCCGGCCCGTCTTCCTGAACCCAGAGTACCTCCGAAACCTGGCCCGGTTCTGGGAGACCAGGGGCCTGAAGAAGCGCCTCAGCACCGGGATAATGATGGTCAGCCTGGCACTGGAGCTGTGTGATGAAGTGAATCTCTACGGCTTCTGGCCCTACCCCCAGCACCCACGGGACTGCCGGTCCCTCACCAACCACTACTATGACGACGTGAAGGCGAAAAGTGTACACGCCATGCCTGTTGAGTTTAACCAGCTGATACAGCTTCATAACCAAGGTGTGGTCAGGCTTCATCTAGAGGAGTGTGTGCCAAGGTCCAAACAGACTCATCTCCCATTCTTTCTCCATTGGTGGTGGAGTTGA